A window of Chryseobacterium sp. IHB B 17019 genomic DNA:
TCCGAAAGGTCCCGCAGCGTTTGGTATTGCTGTATCTCCTGCTCCGCCTGCTAAACTTCTGGTAGCAATTACTGTTCTTGTTCCTCCGCTAGTTGTATTAGATGTTACAGTCCAGTCTTGAGCTGCATCTGCAGACGGGGTAGCGCCAACTCCATTAAAACTATAATCTCTATTAGCAGTAGAATTATAAATAAATCCGTCCGCACCTGCTGCCATTCCGCTACTCCCAAATCCGATTCCCATAAATGAATTGTCTGGGCCAATTAAGGTTAAAGTAGCCTCAGTTGGTGATGTTACCAACTTTACAGTCATTCCGGTTGAGCCTAGACTCACTGTTCCTGAGGAAAAAAACTGGGCTCCGAGAGAAGTTGCAAGAGCCATTGATAATGTTAGTAAAACTTTTTTCATATTTTAATTTTTTAAGAGGTTGATGATTTCTTTATTGTTTGTTTGTAAGGCATATTCAAAAGGAGTCATTCCTTGAGAATCTTTTATAGTTTTGTCAGCTTTGTATTTTAGTAATAGCTCGATTAGTTCTTTATTACCAAATTTTACAGCCCAAAATAAAGGAGTAGATCCTGTAGTATCCGCGAGATTCGGATTCGCATTTTTCTTTAGAATATGCTCTACCAAATCCTTATTATACTTCACCGATAGCCCTGCCAATGCAGTTCCTTCCTGGCTTTTATAATTAATATCTTTCACATTATCCATTAAAAACTTAGCCACTTCCACGTTGCCTCTGTAACATGCCAGAATAAGTGGTGAAAATCCGCTATCGTTAGTTTGATTGATAATATCCGGGTTCTGTTTCATCAGTTCTTTTACTTCAGTTACAGTACCGGTTCTGGCAATATCAAAAATCGATTTTGCTTTTTCCTGAGCAGATACAAATGTAAAACTCAGGAAAATACTTATCATTAAAATCAACTTTTTCATTGTTTTAACAGTACATAAGTATATTGAACATTCACACTTTCTGCAATCTTTTTGGTAACCATTTTCGGGATTGTTACATTATGATCTGCAGGTCTTGCAACAAAACCTCCGGTCATATAAATTTTCCCGTCTTTGGTATGAATATTAGCATTTGAAGTATAAGCCTTATTCACTCCATGAAAATTTAATGTTCCCTGAACAGTATATTTCTGTGGAGTTGAAGAAAGTTTATTTTTATCAAAATTTACAATCTTACCTGTAAAAGTAGCTTTAGGATATTTTGCGGTTTCGGCATAACTTTCGTTGAAATGCTCTTCCATTAATTTTGTTTTAAAATGGAAATTTTTAACCACGGAAACCGAAGCAAAATCTCCCGTATCAGCATTAATGACCCCCACATTGTTGTCATCCTGCGCAAAAACATCCTCAAATAAGGGTACGGATGCTTCAAACGTTACTTTTCCTGTTTTAGTCATATATTTTTGTGCTAAAGCAAGATTGGCAAAAAGCAACGACATAATAAGTAATACTAGCTTTTTCATATAATTCTTTTTTAATTTTCGATAAGCCCGTCGGCTTTCCATTTGGTGAAAATATTAATTTGTGATGGTGATAAACTTCCGCCCTGAGGCATTTTCAGAGGATCGCCGTTTGGCCTTTGTATTCTGTCCAAAATATTATCAATGTGAGTTTTTACCTGATCATAGCTTGTCCATGGCTGGAAAGAAGCTGGGCCGCCCGCGGAGTGGCATCCAATACAGTTGGCTTCAATAATCGGTTTCACATCTTTTGCATAAGTTACCTGCTCAGCAATTGGCGTATTGTCTGAGATCTCTTCATAGGTTCTACTTTCACAAGCAATCAACAAAACCACCGATGAAAATATATAAATTAACTTCCTCATATTAAAAAACTCTATAAAGATTAAAACCAAAGAAAATCTGTCCTTTTTCCCACTTTCCGGTAGCATTGGTAAGATAACCGATGTCTGAATTAAGTTGGGAATTCGTAAATAAAAGCTGGAAAACGTGTCCCCCGGTTTCTATATCCATCCCTAATGACAGTGGATTTTTATAAAAACTGTGATTGTCGAAATTCACAAAATATTCCGCATTGATGGAAATTCTTTTTGAAATTTTATAACGGCCTCCTAATCCTGTCAGAAATTGGTTTTTATCTTCAATATTAGGCTCGTATAGGTTTTTGTGAACATAAGATGGTGTTAATTGTAAAGAAAATTTGTCGCTGAATCTTCTCGAAATTAAAGCCTGGGTAAGGTAAGAAAGCCTGTCTCCGAACTGAAGATGCGGATAATTGTCCTTGCTGAGATCAGTATTTACAGCCAAAACATTATATCCTACAATATCAACAGGAAATTTTTCACTTTGCTTTACTAACTTATATTTTGCAGCACCTTCAAAAGTTTTCATGTTGGTTTCTCTGGAAAGACTTAATGAAAGCCCATCTGTCACACCGTAGATTACTCCTAGCTTGGTAGAAGCATCATCCAGTCCAAAGAATTCTTTGAAGCCGTGGCTTACATCTCCAAAACGGTGTGCTACGACGATGTACCATTCATTTTTTGCCGTTAGTTTTGTGGATTGCCCTGTGACAATCTGTAATGCTTTAAAAGCGGGCTGGGAAGTTTCGGTACTTGTTTGAATTGTGTCAATATCCTTCAGTAGGTCCTCCTGTGCAAAAGCAAGACCTGAGACAAATATTGACAAAAATAAGAGAGTTTTTGTCATACACATTTTTAATTAAATTAGTATAACAAACATATAGACTTATGACTGCAAAATCGCGTGATAAAAGTCACCGACTAAATTGTTTTTATCAATTAAAGTTTTAAAATAAGTAAACAATTTTTATTAGCCTTGTCTAACATTTTCATTTACAGGTATTTTTATGCCCTCCTTGGTCTGAATAATTTCTCCCTCATTTTCCACTTTTTTCAAAACTCTGCTCACAACTTCTCTGGATGTGCCTAAATTACTTGCAATTTCACGATGGGTAAGCTTGATGGGATTCTGCCCTGTGACTGATATCTGTTGTTTGATATAATTTACAATTCTTTTATCAAGTTTATGAAAAACGGCGTCATTTACCATATTCATGACATCGGTAAACCTTTTATCATACTCGTTATAAAAAAGCTTATTGATTTCAGGAAAACGGATCAGCCAGTCATGCAATACAGAAGCAGGAATCAGCATTACTTCCGAATCTTCTTCTGCCATCGCGTAAACCTTGCTCGTATAATCACTAAAAATTGATGAAAAAGTCATCAGACAGCTGTCATTCGGTCTTACGTAATAGTAAATTAACTCTCTTCCGTCATTTAAAGAATACACTTTAATGGAGCCTTTTATTAAAAAAGGAACATACCGTACTTTTTGCCCTTCGGTAATAATTTCGGTTTTTGCTTTAATATCCGTTATCAATGCATGTTGGTTGAGCTCTTTTGAAAAGTCTTCACCCAAAAAGCCGAATTTATTAAGAATAAATTTATTATTTATCATATCTGTTATATCATATCCAAAAACAAATATATAAAATTGAATAATTCATACGGTTATTTTTTATCTATTAAATTTATTTAATGAGAACTGAATGATTTTTTATGTTTTGCTGAATGTTTAGACCACCCCGTCAAAAATTCATTTTGAATTTTCGCCACCCCTCCAGAGAAGGGGAATTTTTATGCTGTTGATTTAACTTTAATTAAAATTTAAAGCACAAAAAATGCCCCAATTAAATTGAGGCATTGTTCTTATATTGTTAAGAAAATCTTACGCTTGTACGTTGTTTCCACCTAATACGAAAGGCTCAACTTCTTTGATTTCTCCGAATTGTTGCTCGTAGTTTGCGATGTTTTGTTGAAGAGCGCTTAATACTCTTTTAGCGTGAAGAGGAGCAAGAATGATTCTTGATCTTACTTTAGCTTGTTGTACACCCGGCATTAATTGGATGAAATCTACTACGAATTCAGATGGAGAGTGGTTTACTAAAGCTAAATTAGCGTAAACTCCTGCAGCTACCATTTCGTTTAATTCGATGTTGATGTTTCCGTCTTGTGGATTTTGATTGTTGTCCATTGTTATTGTATATTATATTTTAAATAAATTCGAAATTTGAGAATGTGAAAGTATAAAAATAATTTCAATCCTCAAATTTCAAATTATTAATTTTAGTTAAGATCTTCGAATTCTTTTTTAGAACCTACGATCACATTCTGATATTCCTTAAGACCTGTACCTGCAGGAATTCTGTGTCCTACAATTACATTTTCTTTAAGACCGCTCAGGTAATCTACCTTACCGGCAACTGCTGCTTCGTTCAGAACCTTAGTTGTTTCCTGGAACGATGCTGCAGACATGAATGATTTCGTCTGAAGAGCTGCTCTTGTAATACCTTGCAGTACAGGCGTTGCTGTAGCAGGTAAAGCTTCTCTTACTTCAACTAATTTCTGATCTTCACGCTTAAGCTTGGAGTTTTCGTCTCTTAATTCTCTTGCTGTAATCATCTGTCCCGGCTTGAAGATTTTAGAATCACCAGCCTCAGTAACCACTTTAAGTCCGAATACTCTGTTGTTTTCTTCCAAGAAATCGTATTTGTGCTCAAGAGCTCCTTCAAGGAACTGAGTATCACCTCCATCAACGATTGATACTTTAGTCATCATCTGTCTTACGATGATTTCGAAATGCTTGTCGTCGATTTTTACCCCTTGTAGACGGTAAACTTCCTGAATTTCATTTACTAAATATTCCTGAACCGCAGTTGGACCTTTAATTCTTAAGATGTCTTCCGGAGTAATTGATCCGTCAGAAAGCGGCGAACCGGCTCTTACGAAGTCATTCTCCTGAACTAAGATCTGGTTTGATAATTTAACTAAATAAATTTTTCTCTCTCCAGTTTTAGCCTCAACAATAAGTTCACGGTTACCTCTCTTAATTTTCCCGTAAGAAACTACCCCATCGATTTCTGTAACAACCGCCGGGTTTGAAGGGTTTCTTGCTTCGAATAATTCGGTAACTCTCGGAAGACCTCCGGTGATATCCCCTGCTTTTGCAGATTTTCTCGGGATTTTGATTAAGACTTTACCAGCCTTAATTTTTTCACCATCGTTTACCATTAAGTGGGCTCCTACCGGTAAGTTGTAACCTTTTTGTTCAACTCCTTTAGAATCTACCACTTTCAAAGTAGGTACGGCTTTCTTATTTCTGGATTCAGAGATTACTTTCTCTTCGAATCCTGTCTGTTCGTCAATTTCAAGCTGGAATGAAATACCCTGAATGATATCTTCATATTCAACCTTACCAGCAGTTTCAGCAATGATTACCGCGTTGTAAGGATCCCATGAACAGATCACATCGCCTTTTTTCACTTTATCTCCAGGTTTCACCGCTAATATCGAACCGTAAGGTACGTTTGCGATCATCAATGGAGTTCTTGATTCATTATCAGCAACTAATCTAAATTCTGTTGTACGAGATACCACTACTTCAGCAGTGTTTCCGCTTTCATCTTCAGAAGTAATTGTTCTTACTTCATCCAATTCTACGATACCGTCTCTTCTGGCAACAATTGAAGGGTTTTCAGATACGTTGGTTGAAACCCCACCCTGGTGGAAAGTTCTCAACGTAAGCTGAGTTCCCGGTTCCCCAATAGACTGAGCAGCAATTACACCTACCGCTTCACCCATGTGGATTGTTTTACCAGTAGCTAAGTTTCTACCGTAGCATTTTGCACAGATTCCTTTTTTAGCTTCACAAGTCAGTGGTGAACGAACTTCAACAGCTTCTAATCCAACCTCTTCGATTCTTTTAGCAAATTCTTCATTGATTACCTGATCTGCTTCAATGATTAATTCATCAGATTCCGGGTCATAGATATTATGAAGAGAAACTCTACCTAAGATTCTTTCTGAAATTCTTTCAACGATCTCGTCATTTTTCTTAAGTGCAGTAACTTCTGTACCTCTTAAAGTTCCACAGTCGTCTTCTGTAACGATAACGTCCTGAGCAACGTCTACCAATCTTCTCGTAAGGTAACCAGCATCGGCAGTCTTAAGAGCGGTATCCGCAAGACCTTTACGGGCACCGTGGGTAGAGATAAAGTATTCTAAGATGGAAAGACCTTCTTTAAAGTTTGCAAGGATCGGGTTTTCGATAATTTCCGCTCCGGTAGAACCGGCTTTTTGCGGTTTTGCCATCAAACCTCTCATCCCTGATAACTGACGGATCTGTTCCTTAGAACCCCTCGCTCCAGAGTCAAGCATCATATATACAGAGTTGAACCCACCTTGATCGGTTTTCATTCTGCTCATGATCATTTCAGTTAATCCTGCGTTGGTGTTTGTCCAAACGTCGATTACCTGGTTATAACGTTCTGTATCCGTAATAAGACCCATGTTGTAGTTGGCTCTAATTTCGTCTACAGTTTCAATTGAAGTAGCAATCATCTGCTTTTTCTCAACAGGAACCACGATGTCTCCTAATGAGAATGAAAGACCTCCTTTGAATGCATTTGAATATCCTAAGTCTTTCATTGCATCCAGGAACTTCACAGTTGTAGGGAAGTCTGTATCAGCAAGGATCTTACCGATAACGTTTCT
This region includes:
- a CDS encoding T9SS type A sorting domain-containing protein encodes the protein MKKVLLTLSMALATSLGAQFFSSGTVSLGSTGMTVKLVTSPTEATLTLIGPDNSFMGIGFGSSGMAAGADGFIYNSTANRDYSFNGVGATPSADAAQDWTVTSNTTSGGTRTVIATRSLAGGAGDTAIPNAAGPFGIFFAKGNNTLTISNHGAGNRGYATLNMAGVLGTNDFALESKKVVLYPNPAKETVSFKNADKIKSVDIFESTGRKVRSIKMNGNEINVSDLKSGNYYFEITLKDGSTSFEQLIKE
- a CDS encoding ankyrin repeat domain-containing protein — translated: MKKLILMISIFLSFTFVSAQEKAKSIFDIARTGTVTEVKELMKQNPDIINQTNDSGFSPLILACYRGNVEVAKFLMDNVKDINYKSQEGTALAGLSVKYNKDLVEHILKKNANPNLADTTGSTPLFWAVKFGNKELIELLLKYKADKTIKDSQGMTPFEYALQTNNKEIINLLKN
- a CDS encoding YceI family protein, with the protein product MKKLVLLIMSLLFANLALAQKYMTKTGKVTFEASVPLFEDVFAQDDNNVGVINADTGDFASVSVVKNFHFKTKLMEEHFNESYAETAKYPKATFTGKIVNFDKNKLSSTPQKYTVQGTLNFHGVNKAYTSNANIHTKDGKIYMTGGFVARPADHNVTIPKMVTKKIAESVNVQYTYVLLKQ
- a CDS encoding c-type cytochrome; the protein is MRKLIYIFSSVVLLIACESRTYEEISDNTPIAEQVTYAKDVKPIIEANCIGCHSAGGPASFQPWTSYDQVKTHIDNILDRIQRPNGDPLKMPQGGSLSPSQINIFTKWKADGLIEN
- a CDS encoding DUF5777 family beta-barrel protein, which produces MTKTLLFLSIFVSGLAFAQEDLLKDIDTIQTSTETSQPAFKALQIVTGQSTKLTAKNEWYIVVAHRFGDVSHGFKEFFGLDDASTKLGVIYGVTDGLSLSLSRETNMKTFEGAAKYKLVKQSEKFPVDIVGYNVLAVNTDLSKDNYPHLQFGDRLSYLTQALISRRFSDKFSLQLTPSYVHKNLYEPNIEDKNQFLTGLGGRYKISKRISINAEYFVNFDNHSFYKNPLSLGMDIETGGHVFQLLFTNSQLNSDIGYLTNATGKWEKGQIFFGFNLYRVF
- a CDS encoding Crp/Fnr family transcriptional regulator — its product is MINNKFILNKFGFLGEDFSKELNQHALITDIKAKTEIITEGQKVRYVPFLIKGSIKVYSLNDGRELIYYYVRPNDSCLMTFSSIFSDYTSKVYAMAEEDSEVMLIPASVLHDWLIRFPEINKLFYNEYDKRFTDVMNMVNDAVFHKLDKRIVNYIKQQISVTGQNPIKLTHREIASNLGTSREVVSRVLKKVENEGEIIQTKEGIKIPVNENVRQG
- a CDS encoding DUF3467 domain-containing protein codes for the protein MDNNQNPQDGNINIELNEMVAAGVYANLALVNHSPSEFVVDFIQLMPGVQQAKVRSRIILAPLHAKRVLSALQQNIANYEQQFGEIKEVEPFVLGGNNVQA
- the rpoC gene encoding DNA-directed RNA polymerase subunit beta' — encoded protein: MSNKNKSSRFNKITIGLASPESILQESRGEVLKPETINYRTHKPERDGLFCEKIFGPVKDYECACGKYKRIRYKGIVCDRCGVEVTEKKVRRERIGHINLVVPIAHIWYFRSLPNKIGYLLGIPSKKLDMIIYYERYVVIQQGIAKKLDGSDFEHMEFLTEEEYLDIMETLPIENQYLDDSDPNKFIARMGAEAVEDLLKRIDLDALSFDLRHKAHNEGSKQRRTEALKRLNVVEALRGANTRMINKPEWMIMRVLPVIPPELRPLVPLDGGRFATSDLNDLYRRVIIRNNRLKRLLEIKAPEVILRNEKRMLQESVDSLFDNTRKSSAVKSESNRPLKSLSDSLKGKQGRFRQNLLGKRVDYSARSVIVVGPNLQLHECGIPKDMAAELYKPFIIRKLIERGIVKTVKSAKRIIDRKEPVVYDILENVMKGHPVLLNRAPTLHRLGIQAFQPKMIEGKAIQLHPLVTTAFNADFDGDQMAVHLPLGPEAILEAQLLMLGSQNILNPANGSPITVPSQDMVLGLYFMTKELSSTEDMKVKGEGLAFYSPEEAEIAYAEGKVSLNAKVKCRLPVKEDGELVTRLIETTVGRILFNQIVPKQSGYINELLTKKSLRNVIGKILADTDFPTTVKFLDAMKDLGYSNAFKGGLSFSLGDIVVPVEKKQMIATSIETVDEIRANYNMGLITDTERYNQVIDVWTNTNAGLTEMIMSRMKTDQGGFNSVYMMLDSGARGSKEQIRQLSGMRGLMAKPQKAGSTGAEIIENPILANFKEGLSILEYFISTHGARKGLADTALKTADAGYLTRRLVDVAQDVIVTEDDCGTLRGTEVTALKKNDEIVERISERILGRVSLHNIYDPESDELIIEADQVINEEFAKRIEEVGLEAVEVRSPLTCEAKKGICAKCYGRNLATGKTIHMGEAVGVIAAQSIGEPGTQLTLRTFHQGGVSTNVSENPSIVARRDGIVELDEVRTITSEDESGNTAEVVVSRTTEFRLVADNESRTPLMIANVPYGSILAVKPGDKVKKGDVICSWDPYNAVIIAETAGKVEYEDIIQGISFQLEIDEQTGFEEKVISESRNKKAVPTLKVVDSKGVEQKGYNLPVGAHLMVNDGEKIKAGKVLIKIPRKSAKAGDITGGLPRVTELFEARNPSNPAVVTEIDGVVSYGKIKRGNRELIVEAKTGERKIYLVKLSNQILVQENDFVRAGSPLSDGSITPEDILRIKGPTAVQEYLVNEIQEVYRLQGVKIDDKHFEIIVRQMMTKVSIVDGGDTQFLEGALEHKYDFLEENNRVFGLKVVTEAGDSKIFKPGQMITARELRDENSKLKREDQKLVEVREALPATATPVLQGITRAALQTKSFMSAASFQETTKVLNEAAVAGKVDYLSGLKENVIVGHRIPAGTGLKEYQNVIVGSKKEFEDLN